In the Acropora muricata isolate sample 2 chromosome 1, ASM3666990v1, whole genome shotgun sequence genome, one interval contains:
- the LOC136928257 gene encoding N(4)-(Beta-N-acetylglucosaminyl)-L-asparaginase-like isoform X2, producing MAVIVATWPFSFDAVTSISDKLTSGSGCLDALEKGINEIEDNPETGSYFVGRGGFPNASGVLEGDAAVMLGKDCSFGAVAALQGVAMPFSVARCIMERSPHSMLVGQGAQDFAVNNGFLVESNSALQTQISKEAYEEFLMNPSKENDCHDTVGILVLDSNMQIAAGVSSSGMAFKHPGRVGDSPLPGSGLYADDEVGAAAATGDGDKMMRFCPSFHVVQLMKEGCSPQESCERIVRHAQRKVGMTSKPFDMALIALNKKGEFGAASTVPVFEDKSSNTIFSGFPFVVWTEQMSCPEIRVQPVVTMD from the exons ATGGCGGTCATCGTGGCTACTTGGCCTTTCAGCTTTGACGCAGTTACGTCGATCTCCGACAAGTTGACATCTGGAAGTGGATGTCTTGATGCACTTGAAAAAGGAATCAACG AAATTGAAGACAATCCAGAGACTGGAAGTTACTTTGTCGGTAGGGGAGGATTCCCAAATGCCAGTGGCGTGCTGGAGGGTGATGCGGCTGTCATGTTGGGAAAAGACTGTAGCTTTGGTGCGGTAGCAGCATTACAGGG aGTTGCCATGCCTTTTTCAGTTGCTAGATGTATCATGGAGAGATCACCCCACAGTATGTTGGTTGGACAAGGAGCACAGGATTTTGCTGTTAATAATGGGTTTCTTGTGGAGTCCAATTCAGCCCTGCAGACCCAAATATCAAAGGAAGCATATGAG GAGTTTCTAATGAATCCAAGCAAGGAAAATGACTGTCATGATACAGTTG GAATTCTTGTGCTGGACTCCAATATGCAGATTGCTGCAg GTGTTTCATCAAGTGGGATGGCTTTCAAACATCCTGGACGAGTTGGTGACTCACCCCTCCCTGGGTCAGGGCTTTATGCAGACGATGAG GTTGGAGCTGCAGCAG CTACTGGTGATGGGGACAAGATGATGAGGTTCTGTCCTTCATTTCATGTTGTTCAACTAATGAAGGAG GGTTGTTCTCCACAAGAATCTTGCGAAAGAATCGTAAGACACGCACAGAGGAAAGTTGGAATGACATCAAAACCATTCGATATGGCCTTGATTGCTCTCAACAAAAAG GGTGAATTTGGAGCGGCTAGCACAGTCCCAGTCTTTGAAGATAAGAGCTCAAACACTATATTCTCAGGATTTCCATTTGTGGTTTGGACCGAACAAATGAGCTGTCCGGAAATAAGAGTACAACCTGTGGTGACTATGGACTGA
- the LOC136928257 gene encoding N(4)-(Beta-N-acetylglucosaminyl)-L-asparaginase-like isoform X1, with protein sequence MAVIVATWPFSFDAVTSISDKLTSGSGCLDALEKGINEIEDNPETGSYFVGRGGFPNASGVLEGDAAVMLGKDCSFGAVAALQGYKENCTVYRMVLQDEGTTIGVAMPFSVARCIMERSPHSMLVGQGAQDFAVNNGFLVESNSALQTQISKEAYEEFLMNPSKENDCHDTVGILVLDSNMQIAAGVSSSGMAFKHPGRVGDSPLPGSGLYADDEVGAAAATGDGDKMMRFCPSFHVVQLMKEGCSPQESCERIVRHAQRKVGMTSKPFDMALIALNKKGEFGAASTVPVFEDKSSNTIFSGFPFVVWTEQMSCPEIRVQPVVTMD encoded by the exons ATGGCGGTCATCGTGGCTACTTGGCCTTTCAGCTTTGACGCAGTTACGTCGATCTCCGACAAGTTGACATCTGGAAGTGGATGTCTTGATGCACTTGAAAAAGGAATCAACG AAATTGAAGACAATCCAGAGACTGGAAGTTACTTTGTCGGTAGGGGAGGATTCCCAAATGCCAGTGGCGTGCTGGAGGGTGATGCGGCTGTCATGTTGGGAAAAGACTGTAGCTTTGGTGCGGTAGCAGCATTACAGGGGTATAAGGAAAATTGCACTGTCTATCGCATGGTATTACAGGACGAGGGAACTACTATAGG aGTTGCCATGCCTTTTTCAGTTGCTAGATGTATCATGGAGAGATCACCCCACAGTATGTTGGTTGGACAAGGAGCACAGGATTTTGCTGTTAATAATGGGTTTCTTGTGGAGTCCAATTCAGCCCTGCAGACCCAAATATCAAAGGAAGCATATGAG GAGTTTCTAATGAATCCAAGCAAGGAAAATGACTGTCATGATACAGTTG GAATTCTTGTGCTGGACTCCAATATGCAGATTGCTGCAg GTGTTTCATCAAGTGGGATGGCTTTCAAACATCCTGGACGAGTTGGTGACTCACCCCTCCCTGGGTCAGGGCTTTATGCAGACGATGAG GTTGGAGCTGCAGCAG CTACTGGTGATGGGGACAAGATGATGAGGTTCTGTCCTTCATTTCATGTTGTTCAACTAATGAAGGAG GGTTGTTCTCCACAAGAATCTTGCGAAAGAATCGTAAGACACGCACAGAGGAAAGTTGGAATGACATCAAAACCATTCGATATGGCCTTGATTGCTCTCAACAAAAAG GGTGAATTTGGAGCGGCTAGCACAGTCCCAGTCTTTGAAGATAAGAGCTCAAACACTATATTCTCAGGATTTCCATTTGTGGTTTGGACCGAACAAATGAGCTGTCCGGAAATAAGAGTACAACCTGTGGTGACTATGGACTGA